A stretch of Pseudolysobacter antarcticus DNA encodes these proteins:
- the moaB gene encoding molybdenum cofactor biosynthesis protein B, whose translation MTAISDFKPLTLCVLTVSDTRTAANDTSGDYLCEAISGAGHTLSQRAILPDNRYRIRALVANWIAEESIDGVIVTGGTGFTGRDSTPEAITPLLDKPMPGFGEMFRLLSFDEIGTSTMQSRAFAGLSNNTFVFCLPGSTSACRTAWEKLIQAQLDARTRPCNLVALIPRLREI comes from the coding sequence ATGACTGCCATCAGCGATTTCAAACCCCTCACGCTTTGCGTGCTCACGGTATCGGATACGCGCACCGCCGCGAACGATACTTCCGGCGATTATCTGTGCGAAGCCATCTCCGGCGCCGGACATACGCTGTCGCAACGCGCGATCCTGCCCGACAATCGTTACCGCATCCGCGCGCTGGTCGCGAACTGGATCGCCGAGGAGTCGATCGACGGCGTGATCGTGACCGGCGGCACCGGCTTCACCGGACGCGATTCCACGCCCGAAGCGATCACGCCGCTGCTCGATAAACCGATGCCGGGTTTCGGCGAAATGTTTCGCCTGTTGAGCTTCGATGAAATCGGCACCTCGACGATGCAATCGCGCGCGTTTGCCGGGCTGTCGAATAATACCTTCGTGTTCTGTTTGCCGGGTTCGACCTCGGCGTGCCGCACCGCCTGGGAGAAGCTGATTCAGGCGCAACTCGATGCGCGCACGCGGCCTTGCAATCTGGTTGCGCTCATACCGCGGCTGCGCGAGATTTGA
- the ppk2 gene encoding polyphosphate kinase 2, translated as MHRMKNKKYEHHLEALQIELVELQRWLIHTGKRAVVLFEGRDAAGKGGTIKALSEPLNTRYTHIVALSKPDERERTQWFYQRYIEHLPAAGELVLFDRSWYNRAGVDHVMGFCTEPEYQRFLVECPVFEQGLINDGILLFKYWLAVDQVEQEERFAERAHDPLKRWKISPVDIAARNKYHAYSEARDVMIEHTSTAMAPWHVVDFNDQRRGRLNLIRHLLDQMPDRKIPVKPMKLAKLKGDPGVEELADKALWVPAKF; from the coding sequence ATGCACCGCATGAAAAATAAGAAATACGAGCATCATCTCGAAGCACTGCAAATCGAGCTGGTCGAATTGCAACGCTGGCTGATTCATACCGGCAAGCGCGCGGTGGTGCTGTTCGAAGGCCGCGATGCTGCTGGCAAAGGCGGCACGATCAAGGCGCTTAGCGAGCCGCTGAATACGCGTTACACGCACATCGTCGCACTATCCAAACCCGACGAACGCGAACGCACGCAATGGTTTTATCAGCGCTATATCGAGCATTTACCGGCCGCCGGTGAACTCGTTCTGTTTGATCGCAGTTGGTACAATCGCGCCGGGGTCGATCATGTGATGGGTTTTTGCACGGAGCCAGAATATCAGCGCTTTCTGGTCGAATGCCCAGTGTTCGAGCAAGGCCTGATCAACGACGGCATCCTGCTGTTCAAATACTGGCTGGCGGTCGATCAGGTCGAGCAAGAAGAACGTTTTGCCGAACGCGCGCACGACCCGCTGAAGCGCTGGAAAATCTCACCGGTGGACATCGCCGCGCGCAACAAATATCACGCGTATAGCGAAGCGCGCGACGTGATGATCGAACACACCAGCACCGCCATGGCGCCGTGGCATGTAGTCGATTTCAACGATCAGCGGCGTGGTCGACTGAACCTGATCCGGCATCTGCTCGATCAAATGCCCGATCGCAAGATTCCGGTCAAGCCGATGAAGCTCGCGAAACTCAAGGGCGATCCGGGCGTCGAGGAACTGGCCGACAAAGCACTGTGGGTGCCGGCAAAATTCTAG
- a CDS encoding DUF350 domain-containing protein, which translates to MHEYLSTLPNFLMYLGLSVVLLGVFMGLYLVITPQHELRLIHQGNISASVVLTGTLLGFALPVASAMAHSVALLDLALWGAVAGVVQLLTYLVLRLLIPDLRQQIETDRVSVAILLAGLTLCMGLLNAAAMT; encoded by the coding sequence ATGCACGAGTATCTATCGACCCTGCCCAATTTCCTCATGTATCTCGGCCTCAGCGTAGTGCTGCTCGGCGTGTTCATGGGCCTGTATCTGGTCATCACGCCGCAGCACGAGCTGCGCCTGATTCATCAGGGCAATATCAGCGCTAGCGTGGTGCTGACCGGCACCTTGCTCGGTTTCGCCTTGCCCGTGGCCAGCGCGATGGCGCACAGCGTGGCGTTGCTGGATCTCGCGTTGTGGGGTGCCGTCGCTGGCGTCGTGCAACTGCTGACGTATCTGGTGCTGCGTTTGCTGATTCCGGATTTGCGCCAGCAGATCGAGACAGATCGGGTTTCGGTCGCGATTTTGCTCGCCGGGCTGACGCTTTGCATGGGACTGCTCAATGCTGCAGCGATGACTTAG
- the yccX gene encoding acylphosphatase: protein MAVVCARFCIHGRVQGVFFRASTRTQALQLGLTGYAKNLADGSVEVIACGDATAVDALHRWLHDGPPSTRVDRVECAETPPHAAEGFLTF from the coding sequence ATGGCTGTGGTCTGCGCTCGTTTTTGTATCCACGGTCGCGTGCAGGGCGTGTTTTTTCGCGCTTCGACACGCACGCAAGCATTGCAGCTTGGGCTCACCGGATACGCTAAAAATCTCGCCGACGGCAGTGTCGAAGTGATTGCATGCGGTGATGCAACGGCGGTCGATGCGCTGCATCGCTGGCTGCATGATGGCCCGCCGAGCACACGCGTCGATCGAGTCGAATGTGCCGAAACCCCGCCTCATGCGGCTGAGGGATTTCTGACGTTTTAG